A region of Subdoligranulum variabile DNA encodes the following proteins:
- a CDS encoding Maff2 family mobile element protein, whose product MEFFNQAITVLQTLVIALGAGLGVWGVINLLEGYGNDNPGAKSQGMKQLMAGAGVAIVGMVLVPLLSGLFTV is encoded by the coding sequence ATGGAATTTTTCAATCAGGCAATCACCGTTCTCCAGACCCTCGTTATCGCCCTCGGTGCCGGTCTCGGCGTGTGGGGCGTCATCAACCTGCTGGAAGGTTACGGCAACGACAACCCCGGTGCCAAAAGCCAGGGCATGAAACAGCTCATGGCCGGCGCGGGTGTCGCTATCGTCGGCATGGTGCTGGTGCCCCTGCTGTCCGGCCTGTTCACCGTCTGA
- a CDS encoding VirB6/TrbL-like conjugal transfer protein, CD1112 family → MDFLLDALTNWLKEMLVGGIMGNLTGMFDSVNQQVADISVQVGQTPQGWNGDIFNMIQSLSNSIMVPIAGVILAIVMTLELIQMITDRNNLHDVDTWMIFKWVFKSAAVILLVTNTWNLVMGVFDMAQSVVAQASGIIGSDASIDISAVMTDMESRLMDMDLGPLFGLWFQSLFIGITMWALYICIFIVIYGRMIEIYLVTSVAPIPMATMMGKEWGGMGQNYLRSLLALGFQAFLIIVCVAIYAVLVQNIATEEDIIMAIWSCVGYTVLLCFTLFKTGSLAKAVFQAH, encoded by the coding sequence ATGGATTTCTTATTGGATGCCCTGACCAACTGGCTGAAGGAAATGCTGGTGGGCGGCATCATGGGAAACTTAACGGGGATGTTCGACAGCGTGAACCAGCAGGTCGCGGATATATCCGTACAGGTGGGCCAGACCCCGCAGGGCTGGAACGGCGACATTTTCAACATGATCCAGAGCCTCTCCAACTCCATCATGGTGCCGATTGCAGGCGTGATCCTGGCCATCGTGATGACGCTGGAGCTGATCCAGATGATTACCGACCGCAACAACCTGCATGATGTGGACACCTGGATGATCTTCAAATGGGTGTTCAAATCCGCCGCCGTGATTTTGCTGGTCACCAACACCTGGAACCTCGTCATGGGCGTGTTCGACATGGCCCAAAGCGTGGTGGCCCAAGCGTCCGGCATCATCGGCTCGGACGCTTCCATCGACATCTCCGCCGTCATGACCGATATGGAGTCCCGGCTGATGGATATGGACCTGGGGCCGCTGTTCGGCCTGTGGTTCCAGTCGCTCTTTATCGGCATTACCATGTGGGCGCTGTATATCTGCATTTTTATCGTGATTTATGGCCGTATGATCGAAATTTACCTGGTCACATCGGTGGCCCCCATCCCAATGGCGACCATGATGGGCAAGGAATGGGGCGGCATGGGCCAGAACTACTTGCGCAGCCTGCTGGCCCTGGGCTTCCAGGCGTTTTTGATTATCGTCTGTGTGGCGATCTACGCCGTACTGGTGCAGAACATCGCCACCGAGGAGGACATCATCATGGCGATTTGGAGCTGCGTGGGCTATACCGTGCTGCTGTGCTTCACACTGTTCAAAACCGGCAGTCTCGCGAAAGCAGTGTTTCAGGCGCACTGA